A single window of Rana temporaria chromosome 1, aRanTem1.1, whole genome shotgun sequence DNA harbors:
- the LOC120936691 gene encoding T-box protein VegT-like isoform X2: MQSMTDVKPTIDMDCVTNQDSMYLPNSVSAALEDLDLWRQFHQEGTEMIITKTGRRMFPQCKIRLFGLHPYTKYVVLVDFVPLDNCRYKWNKNQWEAAGKAEPHPPCRTYVHPDSPAPGAHWMKDAICFQKLKLTNNTLDQHGHVILHSMHRYKPRFHIIQSDDVYNTRWGLLQVFSFPETEFTAVTAYQNDKITKLKIDHNPFAKGFREQERGSKRDDMLKLHPQSPSKRQKRKKWEDSPEADDEDRSKIARVKEEPGMMPAEVYSQWVTDHEGGIQLHPNSPDLTDSPHQEQQVPSSSSSFLYRSPLRRCPQTLPGSLDTCEAAGRRLTPDVATVPELDACQLQVFPPQHSVQERPSGMNFPMDTPTRQTLRGPMYSPYTPDQWMVPTQGQYRPMSYSYPTDFGTQGPVNQTHNGMSDWSQYSLFPYTCW, encoded by the exons ATGCAGTCTATGACTG aTGTGAAGCCAACTATAGACATGGACTGTGTCACCAACCAAGATTCCATGTATTTGCCCAACTCAGTCAGTGCAGCCCTGGAGGACCTGGATTTATGGAGGCAGTTCCACCAGGAAGGGACCGAGATGATCATCACCAAGACTGGCCG GCGAATGTTCCCACAATGTAAGATTCGACTCTTTGGGCTCCATCCCTACACCAAATATGTGGTTCTGGTGGATTTTGTCCCTTTGGACAACTGCAGATATAAG tgGAACAAGAACCAGTGGGAGGCAGCAGGTAAAGCCGAGCCACACCCTCCATGCAGGACGTATGTACATCCAGACTCTCCAGCCCCAGGTGCCCACTGGATGAAGGATGCGATCTGCTTCCAAAAGCTAAAACTGACCAACAACACACTGGACCAGCATGGACAT GTAATCTTGCACTCAATGCATCGGTACAAACCTCGGTTCCACATCATTCAGTCTGATGACGTATACAACACCCGATGGGGACTCCTGCAAGTGTTTAGCTTTCCAGAGACCGAGTTTACAGCAGTCACTGCCTATCAAAATGACAAG ATCACaaaactgaaaattgatcacaatcCTTTTGCCAAGGGTTTCAGAGAACAGGAAAGGGGCAGCAAGag GGATGACATGTTAAAGCTCCATCCACAAAGTCCTAGCAAGCGCCAGAAAAGGAAGAAATGGGAGGACAGTCCTGAAGCAGACGATGAAG ATCGCTCTAAAATCGCTCGTGTAAAGGAAGAACCTGGCATGATGCCAGCAGAGGTATATTCCCAGTGGGTTACAGATCATGAAGGAGGTATTCAATTACACCCCAACTCTCCAGATTTGACAGATTCTCCACACCAAGAGCAGCAGGTTCCATCCTCTTCCTCCAGCTTTCTGTATAG AAGCCCACTGAGAAGATGTCCTCAGACCCTTCCAGGATCCTTGGATACATGTGAAGCAGCAGGTAGACGCCTCACACCTGATGTTGCAACAGTGCCAGAGTTGGATGCCTGTCAGCTTCAAGTATTTCCTCCACAGCACTCTGTACAGGAGCGCCCTAGTGGAATGAACTTTCCAATGGACACACCTACACGACAGACACTGCGTGGGCCCATGTACAGTCCATATACCCCTGACCAGTGGATGGTTCCTACACAGGGGCAGTATCGGCCCATGAGCTACTCCTACCCAACAGACTTCGGCACCCAAGGACCTGTGAATCAAACACATAATGGGATGTCAGACTGGAGCCAATACTCTTTATTTCCTTACACTTGCTGGTAA
- the LOC120936691 gene encoding T-box protein VegT-like isoform X1 has translation MGTEVIRFCISDVKPTIDMDCVTNQDSMYLPNSVSAALEDLDLWRQFHQEGTEMIITKTGRRMFPQCKIRLFGLHPYTKYVVLVDFVPLDNCRYKWNKNQWEAAGKAEPHPPCRTYVHPDSPAPGAHWMKDAICFQKLKLTNNTLDQHGHVILHSMHRYKPRFHIIQSDDVYNTRWGLLQVFSFPETEFTAVTAYQNDKITKLKIDHNPFAKGFREQERGSKRDDMLKLHPQSPSKRQKRKKWEDSPEADDEDRSKIARVKEEPGMMPAEVYSQWVTDHEGGIQLHPNSPDLTDSPHQEQQVPSSSSSFLYRSPLRRCPQTLPGSLDTCEAAGRRLTPDVATVPELDACQLQVFPPQHSVQERPSGMNFPMDTPTRQTLRGPMYSPYTPDQWMVPTQGQYRPMSYSYPTDFGTQGPVNQTHNGMSDWSQYSLFPYTCW, from the exons aTGTGAAGCCAACTATAGACATGGACTGTGTCACCAACCAAGATTCCATGTATTTGCCCAACTCAGTCAGTGCAGCCCTGGAGGACCTGGATTTATGGAGGCAGTTCCACCAGGAAGGGACCGAGATGATCATCACCAAGACTGGCCG GCGAATGTTCCCACAATGTAAGATTCGACTCTTTGGGCTCCATCCCTACACCAAATATGTGGTTCTGGTGGATTTTGTCCCTTTGGACAACTGCAGATATAAG tgGAACAAGAACCAGTGGGAGGCAGCAGGTAAAGCCGAGCCACACCCTCCATGCAGGACGTATGTACATCCAGACTCTCCAGCCCCAGGTGCCCACTGGATGAAGGATGCGATCTGCTTCCAAAAGCTAAAACTGACCAACAACACACTGGACCAGCATGGACAT GTAATCTTGCACTCAATGCATCGGTACAAACCTCGGTTCCACATCATTCAGTCTGATGACGTATACAACACCCGATGGGGACTCCTGCAAGTGTTTAGCTTTCCAGAGACCGAGTTTACAGCAGTCACTGCCTATCAAAATGACAAG ATCACaaaactgaaaattgatcacaatcCTTTTGCCAAGGGTTTCAGAGAACAGGAAAGGGGCAGCAAGag GGATGACATGTTAAAGCTCCATCCACAAAGTCCTAGCAAGCGCCAGAAAAGGAAGAAATGGGAGGACAGTCCTGAAGCAGACGATGAAG ATCGCTCTAAAATCGCTCGTGTAAAGGAAGAACCTGGCATGATGCCAGCAGAGGTATATTCCCAGTGGGTTACAGATCATGAAGGAGGTATTCAATTACACCCCAACTCTCCAGATTTGACAGATTCTCCACACCAAGAGCAGCAGGTTCCATCCTCTTCCTCCAGCTTTCTGTATAG AAGCCCACTGAGAAGATGTCCTCAGACCCTTCCAGGATCCTTGGATACATGTGAAGCAGCAGGTAGACGCCTCACACCTGATGTTGCAACAGTGCCAGAGTTGGATGCCTGTCAGCTTCAAGTATTTCCTCCACAGCACTCTGTACAGGAGCGCCCTAGTGGAATGAACTTTCCAATGGACACACCTACACGACAGACACTGCGTGGGCCCATGTACAGTCCATATACCCCTGACCAGTGGATGGTTCCTACACAGGGGCAGTATCGGCCCATGAGCTACTCCTACCCAACAGACTTCGGCACCCAAGGACCTGTGAATCAAACACATAATGGGATGTCAGACTGGAGCCAATACTCTTTATTTCCTTACACTTGCTGGTAA